In Planktothrix serta PCC 8927, a single genomic region encodes these proteins:
- a CDS encoding serine hydrolase, translated as MTFFHSDEQLETLGKGIIDATRTQFPGLAANQLAITWLVYDPPISVNTGGALTPEEFWKYPVRGFNYRGIERIYPASIVKLFYLVAVFEWKEKGMLRTTPELERATRDMIIDSSNDATSLVVDVLTGSTSGPELSTGPFETWKSQRNLVNRYLQTLNWPEFESINVNQKTWCDGAYGRERIFLGELMENRNMLTTNATARLLHSIIGGVAVSSIASLQMMKLIKRSLDPTDLAENPENQVNGFLGDGLPKTAKIWSKAGHTSQVRHDAAYIELPATRPYILVVFTEGKAQSKNQEMLPFISQKVVEAMKTL; from the coding sequence ATGACTTTTTTCCATTCCGATGAACAATTAGAAACCCTTGGCAAAGGCATTATAGATGCAACGCGCACACAATTTCCAGGTTTAGCTGCAAATCAATTGGCGATAACCTGGTTAGTTTATGACCCCCCGATTTCTGTCAATACCGGAGGCGCGTTAACCCCGGAAGAATTTTGGAAATATCCTGTTCGGGGATTTAACTATCGCGGAATTGAACGAATTTATCCCGCCAGTATTGTGAAATTATTTTATCTGGTGGCTGTTTTTGAATGGAAAGAAAAGGGGATGTTACGAACAACCCCAGAATTGGAACGAGCAACTAGAGATATGATCATTGATTCTAGTAATGATGCCACCAGTTTAGTAGTGGATGTGTTAACGGGAAGCACAAGCGGGCCAGAATTATCTACAGGGCCGTTTGAAACTTGGAAAAGTCAACGCAATTTAGTTAACCGTTATTTGCAAACCCTCAACTGGCCGGAATTTGAATCGATTAATGTTAATCAAAAAACCTGGTGTGACGGCGCTTATGGTCGAGAACGAATTTTTTTAGGGGAATTAATGGAAAATCGCAATATGTTAACAACAAATGCAACGGCTCGATTATTGCATAGTATTATCGGCGGTGTTGCGGTTTCTTCTATTGCTTCCTTGCAAATGATGAAGTTAATTAAACGCAGTCTTGACCCCACTGATTTAGCAGAAAATCCAGAGAATCAAGTCAATGGTTTTTTAGGAGATGGATTGCCTAAAACTGCAAAAATCTGGTCAAAAGCAGGACATACCAGTCAAGTTCGTCATGATGCGGCTTATATTGAACTTCCTGCTACTCGACCTTATATATTAGTTGTATTTACAGAAGGAAAAGCTCAAAGTAAAAATCAAGAAATGTTGCCTTTTATTTCACAAAAGGTTGTGGAAGCGATGAAAACTTTATAG
- a CDS encoding C40 family peptidase has protein sequence MVECLSNPIEYSCRENLDLYDATECQTLATQARKGRHLRLFPEPQNHISNSPSILVQLCEDDYTAWLTTSDRNQLEIATQPYQAQIWSEDQIQAAIPQIIQFTQAAMAIPNYYLWGGTVGPNYDCSGLIQAAFAAVGIWIPRDAYQQEAFTKSMAFNPEQLDFSCLLPGDLIFFGTAQKATHVGLYLGGGEYIHSSGREHGRNGIKVDILSPEGDACIQYYFQHLRGAGRVIGSYQPASVFH, from the coding sequence ATGGTTGAATGTTTATCAAATCCGATTGAGTATTCCTGTAGAGAGAATTTAGATCTCTATGATGCGACCGAGTGCCAAACTTTAGCAACACAAGCGAGGAAAGGTCGTCATTTACGTCTATTTCCTGAACCCCAAAATCATATTAGTAATTCACCCAGTATTTTAGTACAATTATGCGAAGATGATTATACTGCTTGGTTAACCACTTCAGATCGGAATCAGCTAGAGATTGCTACTCAACCCTATCAAGCCCAAATTTGGTCAGAAGATCAAATTCAAGCTGCAATTCCCCAGATTATTCAGTTTACACAAGCCGCAATGGCAATCCCCAATTATTACCTTTGGGGAGGAACAGTCGGCCCTAATTATGACTGTTCGGGTTTAATTCAAGCTGCGTTTGCTGCGGTCGGAATTTGGATACCCAGGGATGCTTATCAACAGGAAGCCTTTACAAAATCAATGGCTTTTAATCCTGAACAATTAGATTTTTCTTGTCTTCTCCCCGGAGATTTAATATTTTTTGGAACAGCCCAAAAAGCCACTCATGTTGGATTGTATCTCGGAGGAGGAGAATATATTCACAGTTCAGGAAGAGAACACGGTCGGAATGGAATTAAAGTTGATATCTTATCACCCGAAGGAGATGCCTGTATTCAATATTATTTTCAACACTTGCGGGGAGCAGGGCGAGTTATTGGTAGTTATCAACCTGCTTCTGTATTTCATTAA
- a CDS encoding lysylphosphatidylglycerol synthase transmembrane domain-containing protein, with translation MQPTKIKIQPSQPLVEPQSSGGLFKPIKVILGFLKPYLKWMILGGTLFFLAANFRTHWQAISEIEITSTGWMYLSLALLVTLLAHLWSGWVWLIIIRMFKQPVRTRWGLQVYLITNIAKYLPGNIWHFYGRIVAMKDSGVALGVATLSVLLEPLMMATAALGVALISYHSPFWMLQILGLIALGIGIHPRILNPILKYLEKSKLKKKPPNLPEPPFCQLESYPIKPLLGEVGFIGLRWLGFMFTLLALQPLRFDQIPLLLGAYSLAWLLGLIIPGAPGGLGVFEATALALLSHQFSTPILLSAIAFYRLVSIISETVAALLAQLDRKFFDNSHPIQ, from the coding sequence ATGCAACCCACAAAAATTAAAATTCAGCCCTCCCAGCCTTTGGTAGAACCTCAATCCTCTGGAGGTTTATTTAAACCCATTAAAGTTATCCTCGGTTTCTTAAAACCTTACTTAAAATGGATGATTTTAGGGGGGACGTTATTTTTCTTGGCTGCTAATTTTAGAACCCATTGGCAAGCTATTTCAGAAATTGAAATCACTTCAACGGGATGGATGTATCTTTCCTTAGCCTTATTGGTGACGCTTTTGGCTCACCTTTGGTCGGGATGGGTTTGGTTAATTATTATTCGGATGTTCAAACAACCCGTTAGAACCCGTTGGGGATTACAAGTTTATTTAATCACAAATATTGCTAAATATCTACCCGGAAATATTTGGCATTTTTATGGGCGAATTGTAGCGATGAAGGATTCGGGTGTGGCTCTGGGAGTTGCAACTTTGAGTGTATTACTCGAACCGTTAATGATGGCAACAGCAGCATTAGGAGTGGCTTTAATTAGCTATCATAGCCCCTTTTGGATGTTGCAAATTCTCGGTTTAATTGCTTTGGGAATTGGGATTCATCCTCGAATTTTAAACCCTATTCTTAAATATTTAGAAAAATCAAAATTAAAAAAGAAACCGCCTAATCTCCCCGAACCTCCTTTCTGTCAATTAGAGTCTTATCCGATTAAACCTCTCCTCGGAGAAGTGGGATTTATTGGATTAAGATGGTTAGGGTTTATGTTCACTTTATTGGCATTACAGCCCCTGCGTTTTGATCAGATTCCCCTATTATTAGGTGCTTATAGTTTAGCGTGGTTATTAGGGTTAATCATTCCGGGTGCACCAGGAGGATTAGGGGTGTTTGAAGCCACGGCTTTAGCCTTATTGAGCCATCAATTTTCTACTCCTATTTTATTAAGTGCGATCGCTTTTTATCGTTTAGTCAGTATTATCTCTGAAACCGTGGCTGCATTATTAGCACAATTAGATCGAAAATTCTTCGACAATTCTCATCCCATTCAATAA
- a CDS encoding N-acetylmannosamine-6-phosphate 2-epimerase, with product MKSDLLLTLTHGLIVSCQAPVDSPLHDPIVIAAMAKAAINRGAVGVRIDTPQHIEAVRQRVSQPIIGLWKQQIPGFDVYITPRFEDAVVIAKSGADIIAIDATLRERPQGETVKNLIAKIHQELGKLVMADVDSLEAAIEAELAGADCVGTTLYGYTKATQDQSPPGFDLLTQMVNQLQVPIICEGGISSPEMAKKALTLGAHSVVVGTAITGIDLLVQAYQKAINNRE from the coding sequence ATGAAATCTGATCTTTTGTTAACATTAACTCACGGATTAATTGTGTCCTGTCAAGCACCTGTTGATTCTCCTTTGCATGATCCTATTGTGATTGCAGCTATGGCTAAAGCTGCTATTAATCGAGGTGCTGTAGGGGTGAGAATTGATACTCCTCAGCATATTGAAGCGGTGCGTCAACGGGTTTCTCAACCGATTATTGGACTCTGGAAACAACAAATTCCGGGGTTTGATGTATATATTACACCTCGATTTGAAGATGCCGTAGTGATCGCAAAATCGGGGGCTGATATCATTGCCATTGATGCCACCCTCCGCGAACGTCCCCAAGGAGAAACGGTTAAGAATTTAATTGCCAAAATTCATCAAGAATTAGGCAAATTGGTGATGGCGGATGTAGATAGTTTAGAGGCTGCTATAGAAGCAGAATTAGCGGGTGCAGATTGTGTGGGAACCACCTTATATGGTTATACAAAAGCCACCCAAGATCAATCTCCTCCCGGTTTTGATTTATTAACCCAAATGGTTAATCAGTTGCAAGTTCCTATTATTTGTGAAGGCGGAATTTCCTCACCCGAAATGGCTAAAAAAGCCTTAACTTTAGGAGCCCATTCAGTAGTTGTTGGAACGGCGATTACAGGAATTGATCTCCTTGTTCAAGCGTATCAAAAAGCTATTAATAACAGGGAATAA
- a CDS encoding hybrid sensor histidine kinase/response regulator codes for MDDPLYQQLQQERLLNQVTTQIRQSLDLSVILSTAVEQLRQFLLVDRLLIYQFNIHHSSILKTDRIDFEGETTTKKQPKSLRKGALGSPLGKVTYEARSCDQILSVLNLSEDQYCLKYGCDFQNKYRQGLIQSVSNLEEAYHSSTCLIEFLKQFQVQSILVVPIVVQEELWGLLIAHQCLEERQWETMEKRFLNQITQHLSIAIHQAQLYAQVQQQKQTLEQRVRERTQALQDALLGTQSANRAKSQFLAAMSHELRTPLTCVIGISETLLRYSGEQQTNQQMSPDKQQRYLKIIHDSGEKLLELINDILDLSQVEAGKTVLQISEFSLSKLVRQTLKSFQEKAQTQQINLTIDLKLKSNQTRFTGDRKRIQKIIFNLLENALKFTPDGGQVTLKLKVENNIAILQVEDTGIGIPDDKKSLLFEKFQQLNSSYDRQYGGTGLGLALTKQLVELHGGVIQFQSTIGVGSIFTVHLPALPLISKKSQGKMTESSFKTSLEDFCYSAKIKTETRFLNSPHRKCVLIERDEETATLICDLLTAAGYQMVWLMEGFTAVQQIELLQPDAVIIDLNLPGQVSYEILKQLHHQPHTQKMKILALTHESCYSESKFNSAFKNYDCLTKPIQPDELLNKMI; via the coding sequence GTGGACGATCCCCTATATCAGCAGCTTCAACAAGAGCGACTCCTGAATCAAGTCACAACTCAGATTCGCCAGAGTTTGGATTTATCGGTGATTTTGTCAACGGCGGTTGAGCAGTTGCGCCAATTTTTATTAGTGGATCGGTTGTTAATCTATCAATTTAATATACACCACTCATCGATATTAAAGACAGATAGGATTGATTTTGAAGGAGAAACAACAACAAAAAAACAACCCAAGTCCCTTAGAAAAGGTGCTTTAGGGAGTCCTCTCGGAAAAGTTACCTACGAAGCGCGTTCTTGTGATCAGATTCTTTCGGTTTTAAATTTATCCGAAGATCAGTATTGTTTAAAATATGGGTGTGATTTTCAGAATAAATATCGCCAAGGCTTGATTCAATCCGTTTCTAATCTTGAAGAAGCTTATCATTCCTCCACTTGTTTGATTGAGTTTTTAAAACAATTTCAAGTTCAATCAATATTAGTCGTTCCGATTGTTGTTCAGGAGGAATTATGGGGTTTATTAATTGCTCATCAATGTTTAGAAGAACGTCAGTGGGAAACAATGGAAAAACGGTTTTTAAACCAAATTACCCAACACTTATCAATTGCGATTCACCAGGCGCAACTTTATGCTCAAGTTCAACAACAAAAACAAACCCTAGAACAACGAGTCCGAGAACGAACCCAAGCCCTTCAGGATGCTTTATTAGGAACCCAATCCGCAAACCGGGCTAAGAGCCAATTTTTAGCAGCGATGAGCCACGAATTACGCACCCCCTTAACCTGTGTGATTGGAATTTCCGAAACATTATTACGTTACTCAGGAGAACAACAAACTAATCAACAAATGTCCCCCGATAAGCAACAGCGCTATTTAAAAATAATTCATGATAGTGGGGAAAAGTTATTAGAATTGATTAATGATATTTTGGATTTATCTCAAGTAGAAGCGGGAAAAACTGTTCTCCAAATTAGTGAATTTTCTCTATCCAAATTAGTGCGCCAAACGTTAAAAAGTTTTCAAGAAAAAGCTCAAACTCAGCAAATAAATCTCACGATTGATCTGAAACTTAAATCAAATCAAACTCGGTTTACAGGAGATCGAAAGCGCATTCAAAAAATTATATTTAACTTATTAGAAAATGCGCTCAAATTCACGCCAGATGGGGGACAAGTCACTTTGAAACTAAAAGTAGAGAATAATATTGCTATTTTGCAAGTTGAAGATACAGGGATCGGCATTCCTGATGATAAAAAATCCCTTTTATTTGAAAAATTTCAGCAGTTAAATTCGAGTTATGATCGTCAGTATGGAGGTACAGGTTTGGGGTTAGCTTTAACAAAACAATTAGTAGAATTACATGGCGGCGTGATTCAATTTCAATCAACAATTGGAGTGGGTTCAATCTTTACAGTACATTTACCCGCTTTACCCTTGATCTCTAAAAAATCTCAAGGTAAAATGACTGAATCCTCCTTTAAAACCTCTCTAGAAGATTTCTGTTATTCAGCCAAGATTAAGACAGAAACCCGGTTTCTGAATTCTCCTCACCGCAAGTGTGTTTTAATTGAACGGGATGAAGAAACCGCGACTTTAATTTGTGATTTATTAACCGCCGCCGGATATCAAATGGTTTGGTTAATGGAAGGGTTTACCGCCGTTCAACAAATTGAATTATTACAACCGGATGCGGTAATTATTGACCTGAATTTACCGGGACAAGTCAGTTATGAAATTCTGAAGCAACTCCATCATCAACCCCACACCCAAAAGATGAAAATTTTAGCATTAACTCATGAAAGCTGTTATTCTGAATCTAAGTTTAATTCCGCTTTTAAAAATTATGATTGTTTAACAAAACCAATTCAACCGGATGAGTTACTCAATAAAATGATATAG
- a CDS encoding CBS domain-containing protein: MSSQSPITFDSTLAYVLSHDFQVSSTTLGLIVAKKFAQNPDLPGVIVMDGDHFLGMISRAKFREQMNTPQRENVYFNRPIQMLLDYLRIPALMLDQNCKITNAVNSVLNRAKELIYEPIVVVFENNIFRILDVQALLLAQNQLLNYSQNIIQQQQSQIEKSFQGIEKEKNKLKEYSKYYKDKQEFVKKNYEDFLKVKQQEIFETAQKITEINEDFLQISQLVITETSKSFHSIFLNTHSINANTNQIKEISELISKDLESIDSACNLSGKILQQIRHLAVQASIIAYQSQSAPQGFSRINAEINQMLNQILNVNQQMNKVANHFRFHVQKLQDISESETSIARSILLKVERAEMVVKELEHLIDNYDPNLIVLIVEQAKNISPELIPAFAPKLEKLELSPEENLTSDSNPQHLIGLIERTLKHRNHSHSSQGSQE; encoded by the coding sequence ATGAGCAGCCAATCTCCCATAACTTTCGATTCTACCTTAGCTTATGTCCTTTCTCATGACTTTCAAGTCAGTTCTACCACTTTAGGACTGATTGTTGCTAAGAAGTTCGCCCAAAACCCTGATTTACCTGGAGTGATTGTCATGGATGGGGATCACTTTTTAGGGATGATTTCACGCGCAAAGTTTCGAGAACAGATGAATACCCCGCAGCGAGAAAATGTTTATTTCAATCGTCCAATTCAGATGCTTCTCGATTATCTCAGAATTCCTGCTTTGATGCTGGATCAAAATTGTAAGATTACCAATGCTGTCAATAGTGTATTAAATCGAGCTAAAGAATTGATTTATGAGCCGATTGTTGTGGTTTTTGAAAATAATATATTTCGGATTCTGGATGTTCAAGCTTTGTTGTTAGCTCAAAATCAACTCTTAAATTATTCTCAGAATATAATTCAACAACAACAATCTCAAATTGAAAAATCTTTTCAAGGGATTGAAAAGGAAAAAAACAAACTTAAAGAGTATAGTAAATATTATAAAGATAAACAGGAATTTGTTAAAAAAAATTATGAGGATTTTTTAAAAGTTAAGCAGCAAGAAATTTTTGAAACCGCCCAAAAAATCACTGAAATCAACGAAGACTTTTTACAAATTAGTCAGTTAGTAATTACCGAAACTAGCAAATCTTTTCATTCAATTTTTTTAAATACCCATTCTATCAATGCTAATACCAATCAAATTAAAGAGATTAGCGAATTGATTTCTAAAGATTTAGAATCGATTGACTCAGCTTGTAATTTAAGTGGTAAGATTCTTCAACAAATTCGTCATCTGGCTGTACAAGCATCTATTATCGCCTATCAATCTCAATCAGCCCCCCAAGGATTTAGTAGAATTAATGCAGAAATTAATCAAATGCTCAATCAAATTTTAAATGTGAATCAGCAGATGAACAAAGTTGCTAATCATTTTAGATTTCATGTTCAAAAGCTTCAAGATATTTCTGAAAGTGAAACCAGTATCGCTCGCTCTATTCTCCTGAAAGTAGAACGAGCAGAAATGGTGGTTAAGGAATTAGAACACCTGATTGATAATTATGACCCAAATTTGATTGTTTTAATCGTAGAACAAGCGAAAAATATTAGTCCTGAATTGATTCCAGCCTTCGCTCCTAAACTAGAAAAATTAGAACTTTCTCCCGAAGAAAACCTAACTTCAGACTCAAATCCTCAACATTTAATTGGGTTAATTGAACGCACCTTAAAACACCGAAATCATTCTCATTCTTCTCAAGGATCTCAAGAATAA
- the sbcD gene encoding exonuclease subunit SbcD: MVKILHLSDIHLGSSFSHGRINPETGLNTRLEDFKATLGRCIDRAIAEPVDLVLFGGDAFPDATPAPYVKQAFAAQFRRLVDAEIPTVLLVGNHDQHSQGQGGASLGIYRTLGVPGFVVGDSLETHTISTRNGAIQVITLPWLTRSTLLTRPETEGLSLEAVNQLLIDRLTVALEGEIRRLNPELPTVLLGHLMADKANLGAERFLAVGKGFNIPLSLLTRSCFEYVALGHVHKHQNLNRTNDPPVIYPGSIERVDFSEEKEDKGFVLIEIEKGQVKWEFCVLPVRAFCTIKVDLSKTDDPQQILIKAIQKHQIQEAVVRLIYQLRSDQLDLINTAELHQLLSSAHTYTIQPELVSQLARPRLPELDGGSSIDPLEALKTYLTSREDLGLIQSEMMEAAQLLLAGEK; encoded by the coding sequence ATGGTTAAAATATTGCATCTTTCGGATATTCATTTAGGGAGTAGTTTTTCCCATGGACGAATTAATCCTGAAACCGGGTTAAATACTCGCTTAGAGGACTTTAAGGCGACCTTGGGACGTTGTATTGATCGGGCGATCGCAGAACCCGTTGATTTAGTATTATTTGGAGGAGATGCTTTTCCTGATGCGACTCCTGCTCCTTATGTTAAACAAGCTTTTGCGGCACAATTTCGGCGGTTAGTAGATGCAGAAATTCCGACGGTTTTATTAGTCGGAAATCATGATCAACATTCTCAGGGACAGGGAGGTGCTAGTTTAGGAATTTATCGGACTTTAGGGGTTCCAGGGTTTGTGGTGGGTGATAGCTTAGAAACCCATACCATTTCAACTCGAAATGGCGCTATTCAAGTGATTACTTTACCTTGGTTAACTCGTTCAACTCTATTAACTCGTCCTGAAACCGAAGGACTATCTTTAGAAGCGGTGAATCAACTGTTAATTGATCGTTTAACGGTTGCGTTAGAGGGAGAAATTCGGCGTTTAAATCCTGAATTACCAACGGTTTTATTAGGCCATTTAATGGCAGATAAAGCGAATTTAGGGGCGGAACGATTTTTAGCGGTTGGTAAAGGATTTAATATTCCGCTTTCGTTATTAACGCGATCGTGTTTTGAGTATGTAGCATTAGGTCATGTTCACAAACATCAAAATCTCAACCGGACGAATGATCCCCCTGTGATTTATCCAGGGAGTATTGAACGAGTTGATTTCAGTGAAGAGAAAGAGGATAAAGGATTTGTATTAATTGAAATTGAAAAAGGTCAAGTCAAATGGGAGTTTTGTGTCTTACCTGTCCGGGCTTTTTGTACGATTAAAGTTGATCTTTCTAAAACCGATGATCCCCAACAAATATTAATTAAGGCGATTCAAAAACATCAGATTCAAGAAGCCGTTGTCCGCTTAATTTATCAACTGCGTTCAGATCAATTAGATTTGATTAATACCGCCGAATTGCATCAGCTTTTAAGTAGCGCACACACCTATACTATTCAACCGGAATTAGTGAGTCAATTAGCGAGACCCCGTTTACCTGAATTGGATGGGGGAAGTAGTATTGATCCTTTAGAAGCTTTAAAAACCTATTTAACGAGTCGAGAAGATTTGGGCTTAATTCAATCTGAAATGATGGAAGCCGCTCAACTTTTGTTAGCGGGAGAAAAATAG
- the mgtE gene encoding magnesium transporter produces MPLTEANHSIPPASTISRKELRELVRTQLQMLLEIGDLTAAKSILKPVQPTDIAEAIEGLPETMQVIAFRLLSKDEAIEVYEQLDSSVQQSLCEKFKRQEVIDIVDKMSPDDRARLFEELPASVVRRIVAELSPTERQSTALLLGYEAGTAGRIMTPEYVSLKEYFTVSQSLERIRSLAHVTETIYSLYVTDSDRRLLGILSLRDLVTAQLDQSVGEIMNQDIVSVQTDTDQEEVADIIQRYDFLAIPVVDSERRLVGIITVDDVLDIIQQEATEDIYALGGVQTDGDNYFQANLLTIARRRVVWLLVLLLTNSVTGSILKSQQDLLQQVVALSFFIPLLTGTGGNVGAQSSTVVIRGMNTDEIRAMGPLQVIVREGLAGALLGSILGILATIWAAIFVVQGNLSVALAVGISLVAISILASVAGSSLPFLFRSLKLDPALMSAPFITTAVDVLGVLIYFNLARLILQI; encoded by the coding sequence ATGCCTTTGACTGAAGCCAATCACTCGATACCCCCAGCGTCAACAATCTCTCGCAAAGAGTTACGCGAGTTAGTGCGGACGCAACTGCAAATGTTACTGGAAATAGGGGACTTGACGGCGGCTAAAAGCATTCTCAAACCTGTACAACCGACGGACATCGCTGAAGCCATCGAAGGTTTACCCGAAACTATGCAGGTGATTGCTTTCCGTTTGCTGTCTAAAGATGAAGCCATCGAAGTTTACGAACAGCTTGACTCCAGCGTCCAACAATCCCTGTGCGAGAAATTCAAGCGCCAAGAAGTCATCGACATTGTGGATAAAATGTCGCCGGACGACCGAGCGCGTTTATTTGAGGAGTTACCCGCCTCGGTAGTGCGCCGCATCGTGGCGGAGTTAAGCCCCACAGAACGTCAATCTACGGCGTTGCTATTGGGCTATGAAGCGGGAACCGCCGGACGGATTATGACGCCGGAGTATGTTTCGCTGAAAGAATATTTTACCGTTAGCCAAAGTTTAGAACGAATTCGCAGTTTAGCCCATGTCACAGAAACGATTTATTCACTCTATGTTACGGACTCAGATCGGCGCTTATTAGGAATTTTATCATTGCGAGATTTAGTTACGGCCCAACTGGATCAAAGTGTCGGTGAAATTATGAATCAGGATATTGTTTCTGTACAAACCGACACCGATCAAGAAGAAGTAGCTGATATTATTCAACGGTACGATTTTTTAGCAATTCCAGTTGTCGATAGTGAACGGCGATTAGTGGGAATTATTACCGTTGATGATGTGTTAGATATTATTCAACAGGAAGCGACGGAAGATATTTATGCTTTGGGGGGTGTACAAACCGATGGTGATAATTATTTTCAGGCAAACTTGCTCACAATTGCCCGGAGACGGGTGGTTTGGTTGTTAGTTTTACTGTTAACAAATAGTGTAACAGGTTCAATTTTGAAAAGTCAGCAAGATCTGTTACAACAGGTTGTAGCCTTATCGTTTTTTATTCCTTTACTAACGGGAACAGGAGGCAATGTGGGGGCACAATCTTCTACCGTTGTGATTCGGGGGATGAATACCGATGAAATTCGGGCAATGGGGCCATTACAAGTGATTGTACGCGAAGGATTAGCCGGAGCGTTGTTAGGTTCAATTTTAGGAATTTTAGCGACAATTTGGGCGGCTATATTTGTGGTACAAGGAAATTTATCCGTTGCTTTAGCGGTGGGGATCAGTTTAGTAGCGATTTCTATTTTAGCATCGGTGGCGGGTTCATCTTTGCCGTTTTTATTCCGTTCATTAAAATTAGATCCGGCTTTAATGTCTGCACCGTTTATTACAACGGCTGTTGATGTTTTAGGGGTTTTGATTTATTTTAATTTAGCTCGATTGATTTTGCAAATTTAG